From a region of the Lactuca sativa cultivar Salinas chromosome 4, Lsat_Salinas_v11, whole genome shotgun sequence genome:
- the LOC111917068 gene encoding probable 2-carboxy-D-arabinitol-1-phosphatase isoform X1 → MGSRVPLTTTQLPFNPIAGTIGNDALVAGGAYNYSKATTSLTQKLLSSPKQVTLVRHGLSSWNDENRIQGSSNLSILNEAGIMQAERCKKALADIHFDQCFSSPISRAKSTAEIMWAGRKEPVIFLDTLKEAHLFYLEGMKNDDAKRIYPKEYTTWRQDPSNFNVDGVYPIRQLWDTAKIAWKEILFSPGDNFLVVTHKSILRALICTALGLTPKRFRAVDVNNGGITVFKFNVEGEPMLQSLNMTAHLYTDHTYVY, encoded by the exons ATGGGCTCTAGAGTTCCTCTAACAACTACTCAATTACCTTTCAATCCTATAGCAG GGACAATTGGCAATGATGCTTTAGTGGCCGGTGGTGCGTACAATTATAGTAAAGCAACAACTTCTCTTACACAGAAATTATTGTCTTCCCCGAAGCAAGTGACTCTTGTAAGGCATGGCCTAAGCTCTTGGAACGATGAAAATAGAATTCAG GGAAGCTCAAACTTGTCGATCTTAAATGAAGCTGGAATTATGCAAGCAGAAAGATGCAAGAAAGCTTTGGCAGATATACATTTTGACCAGTGTTTCTCAAGTCCAATTTCTCGTGCCAAG TCGACTGCTGAAATTATGTGGGCGGGGAGGAAAGAGCCTGTGATCTTTCTTGATACATTGAAGGAGGCACATTTATTTTATCTTGAAGGCATGAAAAATG ATGATGCTAAGCGAATATATCCAAAGGAGTACACAACGTGGAGACAAGACCCTTCCAATTTCAATGTAGACGGTGTTTATCCTATTCGCCAGCTATGGGACACTGCAAAAATTGCTTGGAAGGAAATCTTGTTTTCACCC GGAGATAATTTTCTTGTTGTGACCCATAAATCAATATTACGGGCATTAATATGCACGGCTCTTGGACTAACCCCCAAGAG GTTTCGGGCAGTTGATGTGAATAATGGTGGGATAACGGTGTTCAAGTTTAACGTGGAAGGCGAACCCATGCTTCAATCTTTGAACATGACGGCTCATTTGTACACCGATCACACTTATGTTTATTGA
- the LOC111917068 gene encoding probable 2-carboxy-D-arabinitol-1-phosphatase isoform X2 has translation MGSRVPLTTTQLPFNPIAGTIGNDALVAGGAYNYSKATTSLTQKLLSSPKQVTLVRHGLSSWNDENRIQGSSNLSILNEAGIMQAERCKKALADIHFDQCFSSPISRAKSTAEIMWAGRKEPVIFLDTLKEAHLFYLEGMKNDDAKRIYPKEYTTWRQDPSNFNVDGVYPIRQLWDTAKIAWKEILFSPVSGS, from the exons ATGGGCTCTAGAGTTCCTCTAACAACTACTCAATTACCTTTCAATCCTATAGCAG GGACAATTGGCAATGATGCTTTAGTGGCCGGTGGTGCGTACAATTATAGTAAAGCAACAACTTCTCTTACACAGAAATTATTGTCTTCCCCGAAGCAAGTGACTCTTGTAAGGCATGGCCTAAGCTCTTGGAACGATGAAAATAGAATTCAG GGAAGCTCAAACTTGTCGATCTTAAATGAAGCTGGAATTATGCAAGCAGAAAGATGCAAGAAAGCTTTGGCAGATATACATTTTGACCAGTGTTTCTCAAGTCCAATTTCTCGTGCCAAG TCGACTGCTGAAATTATGTGGGCGGGGAGGAAAGAGCCTGTGATCTTTCTTGATACATTGAAGGAGGCACATTTATTTTATCTTGAAGGCATGAAAAATG ATGATGCTAAGCGAATATATCCAAAGGAGTACACAACGTGGAGACAAGACCCTTCCAATTTCAATGTAGACGGTGTTTATCCTATTCGCCAGCTATGGGACACTGCAAAAATTGCTTGGAAGGAAATCTTGTTTTCACCC GTTTCGGGCAGTTGA